Proteins encoded by one window of Vampirovibrionales bacterium:
- a CDS encoding Fic family protein, producing the protein MTDKTAKTFLNRIGRRIKTSAAGESVLAYLPPPLPPDPPLNLTHLLLLHERAIQALGRLDGVAEILPDKALFLYQYVRKEALLSSQIEGTQSSFSDLLLHELAEVPGVPLDDVSEVSAYIAAIDHGLKRLGEGFPLSLRLLREIHGILLATGRGKDKLPGEFRQSQNWIGGSRPGNALFVPPPADHLMDCLDAFEKFLHETDSGLPTLLKAGLAHVQFETIHPFLDGNGRLGRLMITLLLCHAGLMKQPIFYLSLYFKAHRATYYQLLDEVRMNGVWETWLEFFLEGVIETATEAQATAKRILALVQEDGQRTIALGRGARNAHRVLDLLQEHPILTIQWVSDKLGITHTTAAAAFQNLMTLGIVEEITGRRRSRLFAYREYLEILSEGADPL; encoded by the coding sequence ATGACAGATAAGACCGCGAAAACATTTCTCAATCGAATTGGCCGGCGCATTAAAACTTCTGCGGCGGGAGAGTCTGTTCTTGCCTATTTGCCGCCTCCCTTGCCTCCTGATCCACCTTTGAATCTCACCCACCTGCTGCTCCTGCACGAAAGGGCGATTCAAGCTCTGGGACGTTTGGACGGGGTTGCCGAAATACTGCCCGATAAGGCGCTATTCCTCTACCAATACGTTCGCAAAGAGGCGTTACTGTCCTCTCAAATTGAAGGCACGCAGTCTTCTTTCTCTGATCTTCTCCTTCACGAACTGGCAGAGGTTCCTGGCGTTCCCCTAGATGATGTTAGCGAAGTTTCGGCCTACATTGCCGCCATAGACCATGGATTGAAAAGACTGGGAGAAGGCTTCCCTTTGTCTTTAAGGCTGTTGCGGGAAATTCACGGCATTCTGTTGGCCACAGGACGAGGGAAGGACAAACTACCGGGAGAGTTTCGGCAGAGCCAAAACTGGATTGGGGGTTCACGTCCTGGCAATGCCTTGTTCGTGCCGCCGCCCGCAGATCACCTGATGGATTGTCTGGATGCATTTGAAAAATTTTTGCACGAAACCGACAGCGGGCTTCCTACCCTCCTCAAAGCCGGATTGGCCCACGTGCAGTTTGAGACGATCCACCCCTTTCTGGACGGCAACGGTCGGCTTGGACGATTGATGATTACCCTGCTCCTGTGCCATGCGGGGCTTATGAAGCAGCCTATCTTCTACCTGAGCCTGTATTTCAAAGCGCATCGCGCAACCTACTATCAGTTGCTCGACGAGGTGCGAATGAACGGCGTATGGGAGACTTGGCTTGAGTTTTTCCTTGAGGGAGTAATTGAGACCGCTACGGAAGCTCAAGCCACTGCAAAGCGAATTCTCGCTCTTGTGCAGGAGGATGGGCAACGCACTATCGCCCTCGGGCGGGGGGCGCGCAATGCCCACCGAGTGTTGGATTTATTACAAGAGCACCCTATCTTAACCATACAATGGGTCTCTGATAAGCTGGGTATCACGCATACCACAGCCGCTGCCGCCTTTCAGAACCTGATGACGCTGGGTATTGTAGAAGAAATTACCGGCCGTCGACGCTCGCGGTTATTTGCGTATCGGGAATACCTTGAAATACTGAGCGAGGGCGCAGACCCACTTTAG
- the nrfA gene encoding ammonia-forming cytochrome c nitrite reductase, whose translation MRLSKLSQLVAERPWVGWALFGATIALTFLVGLFGASIMERRQESILVQQTRPLPDWEPRNEVWGQYYPREFETYVKTKETDFASKHAGSKEVDILKHTPQLAVLWAGYAFSKDYKQARGHYWAIQDIRNTLRTNQPQPGTCWTCKSTDVPRLMKEMGPEKFYHSTWKDLGSQVVNPIGCQDCHDPKTMNLRITRPALIEAWQRRGGDIRQATHQEMRSLVCAQCHVEYYFKGKGKYLTFPWDKGFSAEDMERYYDQIDVKHVDWVHKLSRAPMLKAQHPDFELYMTGIHAQRGVSCADCHMPYRSEGGVKFTDHQIASPLRNIANSCGVCHRESEATLMKNVYDRQDKITELRKLAEESLTRAHIEAKAAWDAGATEAEMKPSLLLIRQAQWRWDWVAAANAVGFHSPLEAARVLGNSIAKAEGARREIRSVLVAHGRPQPVAMPDLSTLEKAQAYIGLDMKQLHAEKAAFLKTVAPQWDHDAAARQAGYASPPQSADGKAASYAPSTAPSTSPALAPNAKRHP comes from the coding sequence ATGCGCCTTAGCAAGCTCAGTCAACTGGTCGCCGAACGTCCGTGGGTGGGGTGGGCGCTGTTTGGCGCCACCATTGCGCTGACGTTTCTCGTCGGTCTGTTCGGCGCCTCGATTATGGAGCGGCGCCAGGAGAGTATTCTGGTGCAGCAGACCCGTCCGCTGCCCGATTGGGAGCCGCGCAACGAGGTCTGGGGGCAGTATTATCCGCGCGAATTTGAAACTTACGTCAAAACCAAAGAAACCGATTTCGCCAGTAAACATGCGGGTTCTAAAGAAGTCGACATCCTGAAGCACACGCCGCAACTGGCGGTCTTATGGGCCGGCTACGCCTTCTCCAAGGATTACAAGCAGGCGCGCGGCCATTACTGGGCTATTCAGGATATTCGCAACACGCTGCGCACCAATCAGCCGCAGCCGGGCACCTGCTGGACGTGCAAAAGCACGGATGTCCCCCGCCTGATGAAAGAAATGGGCCCGGAAAAGTTTTATCACAGCACGTGGAAAGATCTGGGCTCGCAGGTGGTCAATCCCATCGGCTGCCAGGACTGCCACGACCCGAAAACCATGAATCTGCGAATCACGCGCCCTGCCCTGATTGAAGCCTGGCAGCGCCGAGGCGGCGATATCCGGCAAGCCACGCATCAGGAGATGCGCTCGCTGGTTTGCGCCCAATGCCACGTGGAGTATTACTTCAAGGGCAAGGGCAAATATCTGACGTTCCCGTGGGATAAAGGGTTTTCCGCCGAGGATATGGAGCGCTATTACGATCAGATTGATGTCAAGCATGTCGACTGGGTGCATAAACTTAGCCGCGCGCCGATGCTCAAGGCGCAACACCCCGATTTTGAGCTGTATATGACGGGCATCCACGCGCAGCGCGGCGTCTCGTGCGCCGATTGCCACATGCCGTATCGCAGCGAGGGCGGCGTGAAATTCACCGACCACCAGATTGCCAGCCCCCTGCGCAATATCGCTAACTCCTGCGGCGTGTGCCACCGCGAAAGCGAGGCCACGCTGATGAAAAACGTCTACGACCGTCAGGATAAAATCACCGAACTGCGTAAACTGGCTGAAGAAAGCCTGACGCGCGCGCATATCGAAGCCAAAGCCGCCTGGGACGCCGGGGCGACCGAAGCCGAAATGAAGCCGTCCCTGTTGCTCATTCGTCAGGCGCAATGGCGCTGGGATTGGGTCGCTGCGGCCAATGCCGTGGGTTTCCACTCCCCGCTGGAAGCCGCGCGCGTGCTGGGCAATTCGATTGCCAAGGCCGAAGGCGCTCGCCGCGAGATTCGTAGCGTGTTGGTCGCCCATGGCCGCCCGCAGCCGGTAGCGATGCCGGATCTGTCCACGCTGGAGAAGGCGCAGGCCTATATCGGGCTGGATATGAAGCAACTGCACGCCGAGAAGGCAGCCTTCCTGAAAACCGTCGCCCCGCAGTGGGATCATGACGCCGCCGCGCGTCAGGCGGGTTACGCATCGCCGCCGCAGTCGGCTGATGGCAAGGCGGCCTCGTATGCCCCTTCCACCGCCCCTTCTACTTCCCCTGCCCTCGCCCCTAACGCGAAGCGGCATCCCTGA
- the lpxA gene encoding acyl-ACP--UDP-N-acetylglucosamine O-acyltransferase, with amino-acid sequence MTTPIVDSTDSAPAASAASAPTVIHPTAVVDPAAQLGNGVIVGPYSVIGPDVSVGDGTRLASSVILEPGTAIGQNCHIGVGAVIGGLPQDLNFKGEPSGVLIGDNVTVREYVTINRATGEGQLTRVDDGAFLMAYAHLAHNCHVGREAILANAAQLGGYVTVGEYAFVSATTVVHQFVRIGRLSMVGGASGTRQDVPPFAMTDGRPVTIIGINKVGLRRRGFSAQARQSVRRAYHWLWYSPLNISDAIARLREEMPGEPLVEELIEFVQTSKRGIHRPVGGPPVQVAENWDDAVCETGALAPSAQG; translated from the coding sequence ATGACCACCCCGATTGTTGACTCGACTGACTCCGCTCCCGCCGCTTCTGCTGCAAGCGCACCGACCGTTATTCACCCGACGGCGGTGGTGGACCCTGCCGCGCAACTTGGCAATGGCGTTATTGTTGGTCCGTATTCGGTTATTGGCCCGGACGTCAGTGTCGGCGACGGCACGCGTCTGGCTTCCAGCGTGATTCTGGAGCCGGGGACGGCGATTGGTCAAAACTGCCATATCGGCGTTGGCGCCGTCATCGGCGGCCTGCCGCAAGATTTAAACTTCAAGGGTGAGCCCAGCGGCGTGCTCATCGGCGATAACGTTACGGTGCGTGAATACGTCACCATCAACCGCGCCACCGGCGAAGGTCAGCTCACCCGCGTGGACGACGGCGCCTTCCTGATGGCCTACGCCCACCTGGCCCACAACTGCCATGTCGGCCGCGAGGCGATTCTCGCCAATGCCGCGCAGTTGGGCGGTTACGTAACGGTCGGCGAATACGCCTTTGTCAGCGCCACGACGGTGGTGCATCAGTTCGTCCGCATTGGCCGCCTCTCGATGGTTGGCGGCGCGAGCGGCACGCGACAAGACGTCCCGCCGTTTGCTATGACCGACGGCCGTCCGGTGACGATTATCGGCATCAACAAAGTCGGGCTGCGGCGGCGTGGCTTCTCGGCCCAGGCGCGCCAGTCCGTGCGTCGCGCCTATCACTGGCTATGGTACTCGCCGCTGAATATTTCTGATGCAATTGCGCGTTTGCGCGAAGAGATGCCCGGAGAGCCTCTGGTAGAAGAGCTCATTGAGTTTGTGCAGACGTCCAAGCGCGGGATTCACCGTCCTGTCGGCGGTCCGCCCGTTCAGGTCGCTGAAAACTGGGATGATGCCGTCTGCGAAACCGGCGCCCTGGCCCCCTCCGCTCAGGGTTAA
- the fabZ gene encoding 3-hydroxyacyl-ACP dehydratase FabZ, which yields MDAAEIAATDSQDVVLPPLSSVEIMAVIPHRFPLLLIDRVTRHIQGKRIEGYKNLTINDAFFQGHFPGRPIMPGVLQLEALAQLGGVLIQHLPQCKGKLAVFSGIDNVRFRRMVTPGDRLDLMCEVIKLRPPIGRSFCRASVDGQVTVEGELMFSLIEP from the coding sequence ATGGACGCCGCCGAGATTGCCGCCACCGACAGTCAGGACGTCGTGCTGCCGCCGCTGTCCAGCGTCGAGATCATGGCGGTGATTCCGCACCGCTTTCCGCTGCTGCTGATCGATCGCGTGACGCGCCATATTCAGGGTAAGCGGATCGAAGGCTACAAGAATCTCACCATCAACGACGCGTTTTTCCAGGGGCATTTCCCCGGACGCCCGATTATGCCCGGCGTGCTGCAACTGGAGGCGCTTGCCCAGCTCGGCGGCGTGCTGATTCAGCATCTGCCGCAATGCAAGGGCAAGCTGGCCGTGTTTTCCGGCATCGACAACGTGCGTTTTCGGCGCATGGTCACGCCCGGCGATCGATTGGACTTAATGTGTGAAGTGATCAAATTACGCCCGCCGATTGGCCGCTCATTCTGTCGCGCCAGCGTCGATGGACAGGTGACGGTCGAAGGCGAGCTGATGTTCTCGTTAATTGAGCCCTAA
- a CDS encoding type II secretion system protein GspD: protein MLTRPMTRNHRRPLAALVAVLLASSFLLGPGGGLSFAASKALTGELNISVTPAQMDQPVAIRGGRQVVNLSFRDVAVGDALRALGRKGGFNVIINDSVKGSVSVDLMGVTVQEALEAIKTQSDLSFETRGGDTLMVTSADSVRGQELQRTHSEVMTLRYANASVLANILNNSVFAPSSREQISGNTGGQIFKKITPDFRTNSLIVVGTESDLAIARDYIHALDTPRENRTWRLSHADAVDVATMLMSGLFNEGSPTFLMQAGGSGGGGGGGAGAGGAAVGGVQQVGQLPSALRIRTEEIKEGDGASKSNNTAGSGNLSSGAVVDALTLRSIIKTDQNASISPNGVILIPDSRLNTLTLFGTARQVELADRMIATLDRPAPQLVIETSMIELSEQAAKELTFNSSIMHRGVDFSINNPSVSGGPGLVRVGGGLPFASIGVPSDTNNPFSSLFRYSTSHAQVNRDFYYQLNAMVRNQRAKILANPSILTVSDQEALISIVDEVIKSVTVTFDAFSNSPLGSETNIGDVGLVLNLLPKVGPNGAISMRIRPTLSTVANVVTDVRGNTVTLLSKREALAQNVVLKDGETFVLGGLIQDSQTGEVNKIPGLGDLPIVGALARSSVRNKNRSELLILITPHIVNDDGAQLANQPGGAKAAPVSGAQDYLPPLRPTAPLSSDGLAPVREQSAIQPISQRLRPMTVRPAKGASSMQLTPRDMKNVDTSDEAIQRIIRQYAPQFDPKRDL, encoded by the coding sequence ATGTTGACCCGTCCGATGACGCGGAACCATCGACGCCCGTTGGCGGCGCTTGTAGCGGTCCTGCTGGCTTCTTCGTTCCTGCTGGGCCCGGGCGGCGGCCTGTCCTTTGCGGCCTCCAAGGCCCTGACCGGCGAACTCAACATCTCCGTGACGCCGGCGCAGATGGATCAGCCGGTCGCCATCAGGGGCGGTCGTCAGGTGGTCAATCTGTCGTTTCGCGATGTCGCCGTGGGAGACGCCTTGCGCGCGCTGGGCCGAAAAGGCGGCTTTAACGTCATCATTAACGATTCGGTCAAAGGCTCAGTCAGCGTCGACTTAATGGGCGTAACGGTTCAGGAAGCGCTTGAGGCGATTAAAACCCAGAGCGACCTGTCGTTTGAAACGCGCGGCGGCGATACCTTAATGGTCACGTCTGCGGATTCTGTCCGCGGACAGGAATTGCAGCGCACGCATTCTGAAGTCATGACGCTGCGTTACGCCAACGCCTCGGTACTTGCCAATATCCTCAATAACTCGGTGTTCGCCCCATCGAGCCGCGAGCAGATTTCGGGCAATACGGGCGGTCAGATCTTCAAGAAAATCACGCCGGATTTTCGTACCAATTCGCTGATTGTTGTGGGTACGGAGTCGGATCTGGCGATTGCGCGCGATTATATTCATGCGCTGGACACCCCGCGCGAAAACCGGACGTGGCGCCTCAGTCATGCGGATGCCGTTGATGTGGCGACCATGCTCATGTCGGGCCTGTTCAACGAGGGCTCTCCGACGTTCCTGATGCAGGCGGGCGGTTCCGGCGGCGGGGGCGGTGGTGGCGCTGGCGCTGGCGGAGCGGCTGTAGGCGGCGTGCAGCAGGTGGGACAGTTGCCCAGCGCCCTGCGGATTCGCACCGAAGAAATTAAAGAAGGCGATGGCGCGTCTAAATCCAATAACACGGCGGGTTCGGGAAACCTGAGCAGCGGGGCGGTTGTCGATGCGCTCACGCTGCGCAGCATCATCAAAACCGATCAAAACGCCAGTATCTCGCCCAATGGCGTCATTCTGATTCCCGACAGTCGCCTCAACACGCTGACGCTGTTTGGCACGGCGCGCCAGGTCGAACTGGCCGACCGGATGATCGCCACGCTGGATCGCCCGGCGCCGCAGCTGGTGATTGAAACCTCCATGATTGAATTGTCTGAGCAGGCCGCCAAGGAACTCACCTTTAATTCATCCATCATGCACCGGGGCGTTGATTTCAGCATCAACAATCCGTCTGTTTCTGGCGGACCGGGTCTGGTCAGAGTGGGCGGCGGGCTGCCGTTTGCCTCTATCGGCGTGCCGTCGGACACGAACAATCCCTTCTCGTCGCTGTTTCGGTACTCGACGTCTCATGCCCAGGTCAACCGCGATTTCTATTACCAGTTGAATGCCATGGTGCGTAATCAGCGCGCCAAAATCCTGGCCAATCCGTCTATCCTGACGGTCAGCGATCAGGAAGCCCTTATCAGCATCGTCGATGAAGTGATTAAAAGCGTGACGGTAACGTTTGACGCCTTCAGCAACAGCCCGCTGGGTTCAGAAACCAATATCGGCGACGTTGGCCTGGTGCTGAACCTGCTGCCCAAGGTCGGCCCCAACGGCGCGATTTCCATGCGCATTCGCCCGACGCTGTCGACGGTCGCTAACGTGGTGACCGACGTGCGCGGCAATACCGTGACGCTGCTGTCCAAGCGCGAAGCGCTGGCGCAGAACGTGGTGTTGAAGGACGGCGAGACCTTCGTGCTGGGCGGCCTGATTCAGGACTCTCAAACCGGGGAAGTGAATAAAATCCCGGGTCTGGGCGATCTCCCAATTGTTGGCGCGCTGGCCCGCTCATCGGTGCGTAACAAAAACCGCTCGGAGTTACTGATTCTCATCACGCCGCATATCGTCAACGATGACGGCGCGCAACTGGCCAATCAGCCCGGCGGCGCCAAGGCCGCCCCTGTCTCCGGCGCTCAGGATTATCTGCCGCCGCTGAGACCGACCGCTCCGCTGTCGTCTGACGGGTTAGCGCCGGTCCGCGAGCAGTCGGCTATTCAGCCCATCAGCCAGCGGCTTCGGCCGATGACGGTCCGTCCCGCCAAGGGCGCGTCTTCCATGCAGCTCACCCCGCGTGACATGAAGAACGTCGACACCAGCGATGAGGCTATTCAACGCATTATTCGCCAATACGCTCCGCAGTTTGACCCCAAACGCGATCTGTAA
- a CDS encoding cytochrome c biogenesis protein ResB gives MTAPSPRRDNFWLPPYGYAQAAALAAGVWSAGTLLQTMKGSAPPLNWPWNAVTLGAFVLALTLSYRVVRKTALGEWVTSVPFALCVFGALMAMAVVGGVVPQTPDVALPALLKGWGWHQMFQSWPFALMTLLLLACLGWTILKNFSWRSRRWMATSLSHLGVWVTIAAALFGAGDLRRLDMALPEGQASHVGADSAGRVFPLPFEAYLQAFELDEYPPTALWLSAASGEPLAGQSRAGEAIAPGATFSIAYQGARYQAMLGPVRAHGRWARDVRSGQLTFIASDRPSDAPAAYATLVKTMEATSREPQKPNAAPGIRSGWITRGGATSLPQVLTLDGVGLAMAEARPKRYASRLIVRESPAAAPRAARVEVNHPLSINGWRLYQKSYEQPLGMGQSISVLEAIRDPWLPVVYAGLVLMLAGAALALMRGSDDAA, from the coding sequence ATGACGGCGCCTTCGCCTCGACGCGATAATTTCTGGCTGCCGCCGTATGGCTATGCGCAGGCGGCAGCGCTTGCCGCAGGCGTCTGGTCGGCGGGAACCCTGCTGCAGACGATGAAGGGTTCTGCGCCGCCTTTGAACTGGCCGTGGAACGCCGTGACGCTGGGGGCATTCGTGTTGGCGCTGACGCTGAGCTATCGCGTCGTACGCAAGACGGCTCTGGGCGAATGGGTGACGAGCGTGCCCTTTGCCCTGTGCGTCTTCGGCGCGTTGATGGCCATGGCTGTTGTCGGCGGCGTTGTTCCCCAGACGCCGGATGTGGCGCTTCCGGCGTTACTGAAAGGCTGGGGATGGCATCAAATGTTCCAGTCGTGGCCCTTTGCGCTGATGACGCTGCTGCTGCTGGCGTGCCTGGGCTGGACGATTCTTAAGAACTTCTCGTGGCGAAGCCGCCGTTGGATGGCAACTTCACTGAGCCATCTGGGCGTGTGGGTGACGATTGCTGCTGCGCTGTTCGGGGCGGGAGACCTTCGGCGTCTGGATATGGCGTTGCCCGAGGGGCAGGCCTCGCATGTGGGCGCTGATAGCGCCGGGCGCGTTTTTCCGCTGCCGTTTGAGGCGTATCTTCAGGCGTTTGAACTCGACGAGTACCCGCCCACGGCCCTATGGCTATCCGCAGCAAGCGGCGAGCCGCTGGCGGGGCAATCGCGCGCGGGCGAAGCGATTGCGCCTGGAGCGACGTTCTCGATCGCGTATCAGGGCGCGCGGTATCAGGCGATGCTGGGCCCGGTTCGCGCCCATGGCCGCTGGGCGCGCGATGTGCGATCAGGCCAATTGACGTTTATTGCCAGCGATCGCCCCTCAGACGCTCCGGCGGCGTATGCGACGCTGGTCAAAACCATGGAGGCGACGTCCCGCGAGCCTCAGAAGCCAAACGCAGCGCCTGGCATTCGTTCGGGCTGGATTACCCGAGGTGGGGCGACGAGCCTGCCGCAGGTGCTGACCCTTGACGGCGTGGGGCTCGCCATGGCGGAGGCGCGTCCCAAGCGTTACGCCTCTCGCCTGATTGTGCGCGAGTCGCCGGCCGCTGCGCCGCGCGCTGCCCGCGTCGAGGTGAATCATCCGCTGTCGATTAACGGCTGGCGGCTGTATCAAAAGAGCTACGAGCAGCCGCTGGGCATGGGGCAATCCATCAGCGTGCTGGAAGCCATTCGCGATCCGTGGCTGCCGGTGGTTTACGCCGGGCTGGTTCTTATGCTGGCCGGGGCCGCGCTGGCTTTAATGCGAGGGTCTGACGATGCCGCATGA
- the ccsA gene encoding cytochrome c biogenesis protein CcsA translates to MPHDLWRTLPALTALLAAIWGAGLWLFHSERPQRARWGLALNGAGVALLGVWIIALWTSMDRPPLRTLGETRLMYALMLPLIAIFLSRQWRLRWPMLYAVALSLLFLVITALHPETLDKTLMPALQSVWFIPHVTVYLLAYAFLTLGSVVCLPRFARNDDALRRSDEAIGVGFALLTLGLLFGAFWAKEAWGHYWTWDPKETWAFLTWAAYLTHLHLRARYAGNLTLARRFLAGAFLALLLCWFGVNYLPSARQSVHTYSQP, encoded by the coding sequence ATGCCGCATGATCTCTGGCGGACGCTGCCCGCGCTGACGGCGCTGTTAGCGGCAATCTGGGGCGCGGGTCTGTGGTTATTCCATAGCGAGCGGCCTCAGCGCGCGCGATGGGGGCTTGCGCTGAATGGCGCAGGCGTTGCCTTGCTCGGCGTATGGATCATCGCCCTGTGGACGTCGATGGATCGTCCTCCCTTGCGGACGCTGGGTGAAACGCGCCTGATGTACGCCCTGATGCTGCCGCTCATTGCGATTTTTCTGAGTCGTCAATGGCGTTTACGCTGGCCAATGCTTTATGCGGTGGCGCTGTCGCTGCTGTTTCTTGTCATCACAGCCCTTCACCCCGAAACGCTGGATAAAACCCTGATGCCTGCGCTGCAAAGCGTCTGGTTTATTCCGCATGTGACGGTCTATTTGCTGGCGTACGCCTTCCTGACTCTGGGCAGCGTGGTTTGTCTGCCTCGTTTTGCCCGAAACGACGACGCGCTGAGACGCTCTGACGAGGCGATTGGCGTTGGGTTTGCGCTGTTAACGCTTGGCCTGTTATTCGGGGCGTTTTGGGCCAAAGAAGCATGGGGGCATTACTGGACGTGGGATCCCAAAGAGACCTGGGCGTTTTTAACGTGGGCCGCTTATCTGACGCATCTGCACCTGCGTGCGCGATACGCCGGGAATCTGACTCTGGCGCGCCGCTTTTTGGCGGGGGCCTTTCTTGCTCTGCTGCTGTGCTGGTTTGGGGTGAATTATCTGCCTTCTGCGCGCCAAAGCGTGCATACGTATTCGCAGCCGTAA
- the nrfH gene encoding cytochrome c nitrite reductase small subunit: protein MGRPFWLKNRREIAVVTIASDGLSFSAAFFEGLRAVLSFSRLSQRLQTWLDYFLPPPAWRLPVLATIGVLLGLLALAAHLANFTSYLSDDPAVCINCHIMNPQYATWQRGSHGRVAVCNDCHVPHDSLIKKYFFKGKDGSRHAFMYTFRLEPQVIRMHEDGARVVQENCIRCHAPLFSGLDKTKAAGDRSLRMHDTERLCWSCHRETPHGRASSLSATPNVKTPGLSRPVPAWVDAFLRRQRDQADMNAAAPSLSYREKNLQGETAHDAP from the coding sequence ATGGGACGGCCGTTTTGGCTGAAAAACCGCCGTGAAATAGCGGTCGTCACAATCGCTTCTGATGGCTTGAGTTTCTCGGCTGCGTTTTTTGAAGGTCTGCGGGCTGTGCTGTCTTTCTCCCGTTTGTCTCAACGGCTGCAAACGTGGCTGGATTATTTCCTGCCGCCGCCTGCGTGGCGTCTGCCGGTTCTAGCGACGATCGGCGTGCTGCTGGGTCTACTGGCGCTGGCGGCGCATCTGGCGAATTTTACGTCGTATCTGTCCGACGATCCGGCGGTGTGCATTAACTGCCATATTATGAATCCGCAGTACGCGACCTGGCAGCGCGGCAGTCATGGGCGCGTGGCGGTCTGCAACGATTGCCATGTGCCGCACGATAGCCTCATCAAGAAGTATTTTTTCAAGGGCAAGGACGGCAGCCGTCATGCCTTCATGTATACCTTCCGGCTCGAGCCCCAGGTGATTCGCATGCATGAAGACGGGGCCCGCGTGGTTCAGGAGAATTGCATCCGCTGCCATGCGCCGTTATTTTCGGGGCTGGATAAAACCAAGGCCGCAGGCGATCGCTCGTTGCGGATGCACGATACCGAGCGCCTCTGCTGGAGTTGTCATCGCGAGACGCCGCACGGACGCGCCAGCAGCCTGTCGGCGACGCCTAACGTCAAAACGCCGGGTCTGAGTCGGCCGGTTCCCGCATGGGTCGACGCGTTCCTGCGTCGTCAGCGGGATCAGGCCGATATGAACGCCGCGGCGCCCTCTTTATCGTATCGAGAGAAAAATTTGCAAGGAGAGACTGCCCATGATGCGCCTTAG
- a CDS encoding prephenate dehydrogenase/arogenate dehydrogenase family protein yields MDTPAGARAPFSHLTVIGCGLIGGSILMACRQAYPAMTLRAVDNCPDTLQYLLRHDVAHHTSLTPPTTFAPDHLVILSAHLRQSLTLLETIAPSIPESGVLVSDAGSCKRAICARGAELLGARFIGGHPLAGKEFSGVRRATPLLFHHKPWALCPVSPISEDQEAAEDHKQRLAPLRRLLRDGLGAMIQEVDPERHDRAMAFVSHFPQLYAVLLANLLNRNQPGQLLGLHGAGLDDQLRLAASPYGLWRDVFDLNSDNLRDILGLFRQLCDEADPLLTQPAMATWFERANQAHQAFHQKPTPARGEPGAGD; encoded by the coding sequence GTGGACACTCCCGCTGGCGCTCGCGCGCCGTTCTCCCATTTAACCGTTATCGGCTGCGGCCTCATCGGAGGATCCATTCTGATGGCCTGCCGTCAGGCCTACCCCGCCATGACGCTGCGCGCTGTCGACAACTGCCCCGACACGCTGCAATACCTCTTGCGACACGACGTCGCGCACCACACATCGCTCACCCCGCCGACCACCTTTGCGCCGGACCATCTGGTAATACTGTCGGCGCACTTGCGCCAGAGTCTCACGCTGCTGGAGACCATTGCGCCTTCGATTCCCGAGTCGGGCGTGCTGGTCAGCGACGCAGGCAGTTGCAAGCGGGCCATTTGCGCGCGCGGCGCCGAGTTGCTGGGCGCGCGCTTTATAGGCGGGCACCCGTTGGCGGGCAAAGAATTCTCCGGCGTCCGGCGCGCGACGCCGCTGCTGTTTCATCATAAACCGTGGGCGCTGTGCCCGGTTTCTCCGATTTCTGAGGATCAGGAAGCCGCCGAGGACCACAAACAGCGCTTGGCCCCCCTTCGCCGCCTGTTGCGCGACGGCCTTGGCGCGATGATTCAGGAAGTCGATCCTGAGCGGCACGATCGCGCCATGGCCTTTGTCAGCCATTTTCCTCAGTTATATGCCGTGCTGCTGGCCAACTTGCTGAATCGTAATCAGCCGGGCCAATTGCTGGGATTACATGGGGCGGGGCTTGATGATCAACTGCGGCTGGCCGCCAGTCCTTACGGCCTGTGGCGCGACGTGTTCGACCTCAACAGCGATAATCTGCGCGACATTCTGGGTCTGTTTCGACAATTGTGCGATGAGGCCGACCCGTTACTGACCCAGCCCGCCATGGCCACGTGGTTTGAGCGCGCGAATCAGGCGCATCAGGCGTTTCACCAGAAGCCGACCCCGGCGCGAGGCGAGCCGGGCGCAGGCGATTGA